A window of the Brumimicrobium sp. genome harbors these coding sequences:
- the dnaE gene encoding DNA polymerase III subunit alpha has translation MFIIFDTETTGLPRNFRAPYTDLDNWPRCVQIAWQVHDKNGQLIEAKNYLVRPNGFNIPFDAERIHGISTLLAEKEGVELSFMLHEFNQALEQADFIVGHNVDFDINIMGAEFIRGNMTTRMHDMPVLNTCSENTAQLCQLTGGKGGRFKLPTLTELHQFLFHTPFGEAHNATADVEATTRAFFELIRRRVFTAQELQNNEQFFQEFLIANPDIIAPIGLEHINLKERSKQLKEKQQEEIVLSKQDIQEGLEQMEDIPFVHLHVHTQFSVLQATSDIDELIQKAIDYQMPALALTDMGNMMGAFVFEKHISSHNKKIREEREAALAEGIPFHKTEITPIIGCEFYVCEDHTNKEIKDNGYQIVLLAKNKKGYHNLAKMASIAFTEGKYYVPRIDKKIIEKYKEDIIVLSGNLYGEIPSKILNIGEKQAEEALIWWKDQFQDDFYLEIMRHKQDDEDSVNTTLISLAKKHKVKLVASNNTFYTEKKDATVHDIMLCIKDGELKNTPIGKGRGFRYGFPNSNYYFKSPKEMKELFADLPEAIENTIEIANKCEGYTLASDILLPAFDIPEEFQNSEDQHDGGKRGENSYLRFLTYEGAKKRYPELTDEIKERLDYELSIIEKTGYPGYFLIVQDFCQAAREMGVMVGPGRGSAAGSAVAYCIGITNVDPIKYDLLFERFLNPDRVSLPDIDIDFDDEGRGRVIDWVIQKYGANQVAQIITYGTMAAKSSIRDTARVLDLPLFEADILAKLMPDISLNKLLKANDDELREKLKANQDEINKAQRLIAIAKENSLQSEVINKAKEIEGSLRNTGIHACGVIITPTDITEIVPVALAKDSDMYCTQYDNKVVEEAGLLKMDFLGLKTLTLIKDAVQLVKETTGEELVPDDFPVDDELTYQLFQRGETVGIFQYESPGMQKYLRELKPTVFADLIAMNALYRPGPIEYIPDFIKRKNGEQEITYDIEDSKEYLEETYGITVYQEQVMLLSQKLAGFTKGEADTLRKAMGKKKFDLLAKLKPQFLKQGAEKGHDPKVLEKIWHDWEAFASYAFNKSHSTCYAWVAYQTAYLKAHYPAQYMASVLSNNMNDIKQVTFFMEECRRMGVEVLGPDVNESNYKFTVNKQGAIRFGLGGIKGVGASPVETIVEERIKNGPFTDIFDMTKRVDLRKCNKKAFEGLILAGALDSFSHMHRAQYFVEDNRNSFLSNAIKFGNDQQERTNSNQVSLFGGDSGVETPAPTIPQAREWSSIQKLNREKEVVGIYISGHPLDDYKLEIDSFCNGTLSQLKDVDRNKNREFTVAGVITYTEHRTTQFGDPFGSITIDDYNDSYKLFLFKEDYGKFRDFMIDNTFIYVVGRIQLKRFKKDEYEFKTTKIGFLSDLKQQKANGLEINLSLSQINQDLIRSTEHLFNEYKGDYNVRFKVYDTENQFEIELSSRSYKLDIHHQLIKELQKLNIECKLI, from the coding sequence ATGTTTATCATATTTGACACCGAAACAACGGGGTTACCTAGAAATTTTAGGGCACCGTACACGGATCTCGACAATTGGCCGAGATGTGTGCAGATTGCGTGGCAGGTACACGACAAAAATGGGCAACTTATTGAGGCTAAAAATTACCTCGTTCGTCCCAATGGGTTTAATATACCTTTTGATGCAGAAAGAATTCACGGTATATCTACCTTATTAGCAGAGAAAGAAGGAGTTGAACTTTCTTTTATGCTACATGAATTTAATCAAGCACTTGAGCAAGCTGATTTTATCGTAGGACACAATGTAGATTTTGATATAAACATTATGGGCGCGGAATTTATCCGTGGAAACATGACAACACGCATGCATGATATGCCTGTATTAAACACATGCTCCGAGAATACCGCCCAGCTATGTCAACTAACAGGAGGGAAAGGAGGTCGTTTTAAGTTACCTACCCTAACTGAACTTCACCAATTTTTATTTCACACCCCTTTTGGAGAAGCGCACAATGCCACAGCCGATGTAGAAGCAACTACCCGTGCCTTCTTTGAGTTAATCAGGAGACGTGTTTTTACTGCACAAGAATTACAAAATAATGAACAGTTCTTCCAAGAATTTCTTATTGCAAATCCGGATATCATTGCTCCAATTGGTTTAGAACATATCAATTTAAAAGAAAGAAGTAAACAACTCAAGGAAAAGCAACAAGAAGAGATAGTCTTATCTAAACAGGACATACAAGAAGGACTAGAACAAATGGAGGATATTCCGTTTGTGCATTTACATGTTCACACACAATTCTCTGTTCTTCAGGCAACAAGTGATATTGACGAACTTATCCAAAAAGCAATTGACTATCAAATGCCTGCCTTGGCGCTAACGGATATGGGAAATATGATGGGGGCTTTTGTATTTGAAAAACATATTTCTTCCCACAATAAAAAAATAAGAGAAGAACGAGAAGCTGCATTGGCTGAAGGAATTCCTTTTCATAAAACTGAAATTACCCCCATTATTGGTTGTGAATTTTATGTATGTGAGGATCATACAAACAAAGAGATAAAGGACAATGGATATCAAATTGTGCTGTTAGCCAAGAATAAAAAAGGATACCACAATCTTGCAAAAATGGCATCTATCGCTTTTACAGAAGGAAAATATTATGTTCCTCGTATCGATAAAAAAATCATTGAGAAATATAAAGAAGATATCATTGTACTTTCTGGTAACTTGTATGGTGAAATCCCTTCTAAGATTTTAAATATCGGTGAGAAACAAGCCGAAGAAGCTTTGATTTGGTGGAAAGACCAATTCCAAGATGATTTTTACCTAGAAATCATGCGACATAAACAGGATGATGAAGACAGTGTTAATACGACACTCATTAGCCTAGCTAAAAAACATAAGGTTAAACTTGTCGCTTCCAACAATACTTTCTACACAGAAAAGAAAGACGCTACAGTTCACGACATCATGTTGTGTATTAAGGATGGAGAATTAAAAAATACACCTATAGGAAAAGGTCGTGGATTTAGATATGGATTTCCAAATAGCAATTACTACTTCAAATCTCCTAAAGAGATGAAGGAGTTATTTGCCGATCTTCCAGAAGCTATTGAAAATACTATTGAGATAGCAAATAAATGTGAGGGATATACCTTAGCAAGTGATATCCTACTTCCCGCATTTGATATTCCCGAAGAATTTCAGAATTCGGAAGACCAACACGATGGTGGTAAACGTGGTGAAAATAGTTATCTTCGTTTTCTCACCTATGAGGGCGCAAAAAAACGTTATCCTGAACTAACAGATGAAATTAAAGAACGTTTAGATTACGAATTAAGCATCATTGAAAAAACAGGATATCCTGGCTATTTCTTGATTGTACAGGATTTTTGTCAGGCTGCACGAGAAATGGGTGTAATGGTTGGTCCAGGACGTGGTTCCGCCGCTGGTTCTGCCGTTGCTTATTGTATAGGAATTACGAATGTGGATCCTATTAAGTACGATTTACTATTCGAACGTTTCTTGAATCCTGATAGGGTTTCCTTACCAGATATTGATATTGACTTTGACGATGAAGGACGTGGGCGTGTTATCGATTGGGTTATTCAAAAATATGGTGCAAATCAAGTAGCGCAAATTATTACCTATGGTACTATGGCAGCTAAGTCATCCATTCGAGATACTGCCCGTGTATTAGATTTACCCTTATTCGAGGCGGATATATTGGCTAAATTAATGCCAGATATCTCACTAAACAAATTACTCAAGGCTAATGACGATGAACTGAGAGAGAAACTCAAAGCCAACCAAGATGAGATTAACAAGGCTCAACGACTAATCGCTATAGCAAAAGAGAATTCCCTACAATCCGAAGTTATCAATAAGGCAAAAGAAATTGAAGGCTCTCTAAGAAATACGGGGATTCATGCTTGTGGAGTGATTATAACTCCTACTGATATCACTGAAATTGTTCCAGTAGCTTTAGCAAAAGATAGTGATATGTATTGTACCCAGTACGACAACAAAGTTGTTGAAGAAGCAGGGTTGCTAAAGATGGACTTTTTGGGATTAAAAACACTTACCCTCATCAAAGATGCAGTACAGCTAGTAAAAGAAACTACAGGAGAAGAATTAGTTCCTGACGATTTTCCTGTTGACGATGAATTGACATACCAATTATTCCAACGTGGTGAAACTGTTGGAATATTCCAATACGAATCTCCCGGAATGCAAAAATATTTGCGTGAATTAAAGCCTACAGTCTTTGCAGATTTGATTGCCATGAATGCTTTATATAGACCTGGGCCTATCGAATATATTCCTGATTTTATTAAGCGAAAAAATGGAGAGCAGGAGATTACATACGATATTGAAGATTCTAAGGAATATTTGGAAGAAACTTATGGAATCACTGTTTATCAGGAGCAAGTTATGTTGCTGTCCCAAAAATTAGCAGGATTTACCAAAGGTGAAGCTGATACCCTACGTAAAGCTATGGGTAAGAAGAAATTTGACTTACTGGCAAAACTAAAACCTCAGTTCTTAAAACAAGGAGCTGAAAAAGGACATGACCCTAAAGTATTAGAAAAAATTTGGCATGACTGGGAAGCTTTTGCATCTTATGCATTCAATAAATCTCATTCCACTTGTTATGCTTGGGTAGCCTATCAAACTGCTTATTTGAAAGCCCACTATCCTGCCCAATACATGGCTTCTGTGTTGAGTAACAACATGAACGATATCAAACAGGTGACTTTCTTTATGGAAGAATGTCGTAGAATGGGCGTTGAAGTGTTGGGTCCTGATGTAAACGAATCTAACTACAAGTTTACAGTAAACAAACAAGGCGCCATTCGTTTTGGGTTAGGTGGAATTAAAGGCGTAGGTGCGAGCCCCGTAGAAACTATCGTAGAAGAAAGAATTAAAAACGGTCCTTTCACAGATATTTTTGATATGACAAAAAGAGTTGATCTTAGGAAATGTAACAAAAAAGCCTTTGAAGGACTTATTTTAGCAGGTGCGCTTGACTCTTTTTCACATATGCACAGAGCACAATATTTTGTAGAGGATAACAGAAATTCATTTCTTTCCAATGCAATTAAATTTGGGAATGACCAGCAAGAGAGAACGAATTCAAATCAAGTGAGTTTATTTGGTGGAGATTCTGGTGTTGAAACTCCCGCCCCTACTATTCCGCAAGCAAGAGAATGGTCTTCTATTCAGAAACTCAATCGTGAGAAAGAGGTTGTAGGTATTTATATTTCGGGGCACCCATTGGACGACTACAAATTGGAAATTGATTCCTTTTGTAATGGAACTCTTAGCCAGTTAAAGGATGTTGATAGAAATAAAAATAGAGAATTCACTGTCGCAGGCGTTATAACATATACTGAACACCGCACAACCCAATTTGGTGACCCTTTTGGTAGCATCACAATAGATGATTACAACGATTCATACAAACTTTTTTTATTTAAAGAAGATTATGGTAAATTCCGTGACTTTATGATTGACAACACCTTCATATATGTCGTAGGTAGAATACAGTTGAAACGATTTAAAAAAGATGAATATGAATTTAAAACTACTAAAATTGGTTTCCTTTCTGATCTAAAGCAACAAAAAGCAAATGGTTTAGAAATTAACCTAAGTTTGTCACAAATAAATCAGGATTTAATTCGCTCCACAGAACACCTTTTCAATGAATACAAAGGTGATTACAATGTTCGCTTTAAAGTATATGACACGGAGAATCAGTTTGAAATTGAACTATCATCACGCAGCTACAAATTAGACATTCATCACCAACTCATCAAAGAACTACAAAAATTAAACATTGAATGTAAATTGATATAA
- a CDS encoding MFS transporter: protein MFGIIAFLIGSALCGAAWNMLSLIVFRGLQAIGAGAILATVNTIAGDIYTIQERAKIQGWLSSVWGISAVIGPAIGGFFAEYMTWRWIFFINIPFGIISIILIVKYLHEPKPSKKPSIDWLGAIFMLITGTLLMYILLQSGQSWPWLSYTTLILSTILLLLFILVLKIERKAKEPIMPGWIWQRRVLIGANLGIIGMGMVMIGPNMYIPVFAQYVLGVGAISAGFILTSMSFTWPLSSGLSGFFYLRIGFRNTALIGTVLVLIGSIGFLFIQFPGNIVGLVSVQMLMGAGFGLIATPLLVGVQSTVGYEQRGVVTGTNMFGRYFGQSLGSAILAVVFNNQIEHKLAQAPASLQNQLPQVNEIVDAMKGSGNNPALLNFLREAFFEATHWVYVGTSIILVLTILILLWTPKKFPIVED, encoded by the coding sequence ATTTTTGGAATTATTGCTTTTTTAATAGGTTCAGCCTTATGTGGCGCTGCTTGGAATATGCTTTCCCTAATCGTATTTAGAGGTTTACAAGCAATCGGTGCAGGTGCTATACTAGCTACAGTAAACACTATTGCTGGAGACATTTACACCATTCAAGAAAGGGCTAAAATCCAAGGTTGGCTATCAAGTGTTTGGGGAATTTCTGCGGTTATTGGTCCTGCCATTGGTGGGTTCTTTGCTGAATATATGACCTGGAGATGGATATTTTTTATTAATATCCCATTTGGGATTATTTCTATTATTCTTATAGTCAAATACCTTCACGAACCCAAACCAAGTAAAAAACCTAGTATTGATTGGTTAGGTGCGATATTTATGCTGATAACAGGAACACTTTTAATGTATATTTTACTTCAAAGCGGGCAATCATGGCCTTGGTTATCATATACAACACTCATCTTAAGTACTATATTATTACTTCTATTCATACTAGTACTTAAGATTGAACGTAAAGCAAAAGAACCTATCATGCCTGGGTGGATATGGCAACGACGTGTTTTAATTGGAGCCAACTTAGGGATCATAGGAATGGGAATGGTAATGATAGGCCCTAATATGTATATTCCTGTTTTTGCTCAATACGTGTTAGGTGTTGGGGCCATTTCAGCTGGTTTTATTCTGACTAGCATGAGTTTTACTTGGCCTTTATCTTCAGGCTTATCCGGATTTTTTTATCTTCGAATAGGATTTAGAAATACTGCTTTAATTGGTACTGTTTTAGTTTTAATTGGGTCCATTGGTTTTCTTTTTATACAATTTCCTGGAAATATTGTTGGTCTAGTCAGTGTGCAAATGCTAATGGGGGCAGGATTTGGTTTGATTGCAACCCCTCTCCTAGTAGGTGTTCAATCAACAGTTGGGTATGAGCAACGTGGTGTGGTTACTGGCACCAATATGTTTGGTCGTTATTTTGGTCAGAGTCTTGGCTCTGCTATCTTAGCTGTTGTTTTTAACAACCAAATTGAACATAAATTAGCACAAGCTCCTGCGTCTTTACAAAATCAACTACCTCAAGTAAATGAGATTGTAGATGCAATGAAAGGTTCTGGAAATAATCCCGCTTTATTAAATTTCTTACGAGAAGCATTCTTCGAAGCTACGCATTGGGTATATGTCGGAACTTCTATTATTCTTGTATTAACAATACTTATTCTATTATGGACACCCAAAAAGTTTCCAATAGTTGAAGATTAG
- a CDS encoding CHAT domain-containing protein produces the protein MENISKKVSAEKLILIGQQAKTSMFKSECKNKNIIHLATHGYLDKESIKNSWILFADKKLKLPELYELKLEKTNLVILSACETGLGKDGIETTSLARAFSDAGVRNIIASLWPVEDESTRLIMEEFYDNVLVGESYRVALRNAKLKLIAEGGKFSAPEYWAPFILQGKTD, from the coding sequence GTGGAAAATATTTCTAAGAAAGTATCCGCGGAGAAATTAATTTTAATTGGTCAACAAGCAAAAACAAGTATGTTCAAATCGGAGTGTAAAAATAAAAACATTATCCACTTAGCTACTCATGGATATTTGGATAAAGAATCGATAAAAAACAGTTGGATTTTATTTGCCGATAAAAAGTTGAAACTGCCAGAATTGTATGAACTAAAATTGGAAAAAACAAATCTCGTTATTTTAAGTGCCTGTGAGACAGGATTAGGAAAAGATGGTATTGAGACTACGTCATTAGCTCGTGCATTTTCTGATGCAGGAGTTCGAAATATAATTGCTTCTCTATGGCCAGTTGAAGATGAATCAACTCGACTTATAATGGAAGAATTTTATGATAATGTTTTAGTAGGAGAAAGTTATAGAGTTGCTTTAAGAAACGCAAAATTAAAGCTAATAGCAGAGGGTGGTAAATTTTCTGCTCCCGAATATTGGGCACCATTTATTCTTCAAGGAAAAACGGATTAA